The proteins below are encoded in one region of Halalkalicoccus jeotgali B3:
- a CDS encoding dolichyl-phosphate hexose transferase, with protein MGTYNEAAAIGSVLADIERVTDGNAEVVCVDGSSDRTPEIAREHGARVIEQEPQGYGVAVRAAILAPDRPVVVTTDCDDTYPMERLPAFLESINAGYDVVSGDRLYHGAEAMPTVNRLGNATFALLASALMGRRVHDTTTGMRAYRREVVESIEWTENTGLSAELLIRSLMRGYAVRELPIEYRERAGETKLDPLSGGAAIAKSILRVGLGEHLR; from the coding sequence ATGGGCACCTACAACGAGGCCGCGGCGATCGGGTCGGTGCTCGCCGATATCGAGCGGGTCACCGACGGGAACGCCGAGGTCGTCTGTGTCGACGGCTCCTCGGATCGCACCCCCGAGATCGCCCGGGAACACGGCGCGCGGGTGATCGAACAGGAGCCCCAAGGCTACGGCGTCGCGGTCCGGGCGGCGATCCTGGCGCCCGACCGACCCGTGGTGGTGACGACCGACTGTGACGACACTTACCCGATGGAGCGACTGCCCGCGTTCCTCGAATCGATCAACGCGGGCTACGACGTCGTCAGCGGCGACCGACTCTACCACGGGGCCGAGGCGATGCCGACGGTCAATCGGCTGGGCAACGCGACCTTCGCGCTGCTGGCGAGCGCCCTGATGGGCCGGCGTGTCCACGACACTACAACAGGGATGCGCGCGTACCGACGCGAGGTCGTCGAGTCCATCGAGTGGACCGAGAATACCGGTCTCTCAGCGGAGCTATTGATCCGGTCACTGATGCGTGGCTACGCAGTCCGGGAGCTGCCCATCGAATACCGCGAGCGCGCGGGCGAGACGAAACTCGACCCGCTCTCGGGCGGCGCGGCCATCGCGAAATCGATCCTGCGGGTCGGCCTCGGGGAACACCTGCGTTAG